The proteins below come from a single Streptomyces sp. NBC_01276 genomic window:
- a CDS encoding FAD-dependent monooxygenase, which yields MPEISSPVRPTAVVIGASAAGLFAASVLSEFADVTVIERDELPEGPEGRKGVPQARHAHLLWSGGVRAFEELLPGLTVDIVARGGRLVHIMGDMVSRAPNEVWFRRFRSTHHRNLVSSRNLLDHALRERVLGDPRISLLDKAVAEGLEGDAVRVTGVRIRSGTGVRPLSADLVVDASGRGSRAPSWLVDLGLPPVTEREVDAGVAYATRVYRAPAATVGGFPLVNVQANPARTPGRGGIILPVEDGRWIVTLSGTRGGEPTQDPDAFVDFALGLGDPVIGRLIEEAEPLGGIATTRSTANQRRYYEKMRAWPDGFTVLGDAIAGYNPVYGHGLTVAAQCAVALRGVLRSAGLTAPGTARRVQQSAARPVAGAWDLAVGQDAFYPGASDTPPKAVEKLLARYVDRAVETGARSPRALGALLDVMSLEKPATRLFSPDMLVPMLFGRKLPPLQGPPLSDAEKESV from the coding sequence ATGCCTGAGATATCCAGCCCCGTCCGGCCCACCGCCGTCGTCATCGGCGCGAGCGCCGCCGGCCTCTTCGCCGCGTCCGTGCTCAGCGAGTTCGCCGACGTCACGGTCATCGAGCGGGACGAGCTGCCCGAAGGACCCGAGGGCCGCAAGGGCGTGCCGCAGGCCCGCCACGCGCACCTCCTGTGGAGCGGCGGTGTCCGGGCCTTCGAAGAGCTCCTGCCCGGCCTGACCGTCGACATCGTCGCCCGCGGGGGCCGACTGGTCCACATCATGGGCGACATGGTCTCCCGGGCGCCGAACGAGGTCTGGTTCCGCCGGTTCAGGTCCACCCACCACCGCAACCTCGTCTCCTCGCGCAACCTCCTGGACCACGCCCTGCGCGAGCGGGTGCTCGGGGATCCGCGCATCAGCCTGCTCGACAAGGCCGTCGCCGAGGGCCTGGAGGGTGATGCCGTCCGCGTCACCGGCGTCCGGATCCGGTCCGGTACCGGCGTACGGCCCCTGTCCGCGGACCTGGTCGTCGATGCCTCCGGCCGCGGCTCCCGCGCCCCGTCGTGGCTCGTGGACCTCGGTCTGCCCCCCGTCACCGAACGGGAGGTCGACGCGGGCGTCGCCTACGCCACCCGCGTGTACCGGGCTCCCGCGGCGACGGTGGGCGGTTTCCCCCTGGTCAACGTGCAGGCCAACCCGGCCAGAACACCAGGCCGGGGAGGCATCATCCTCCCCGTGGAGGACGGCCGGTGGATCGTCACCCTGTCCGGCACCCGTGGCGGCGAGCCCACGCAGGACCCGGACGCCTTCGTCGACTTCGCCCTCGGCCTGGGCGACCCCGTCATCGGCAGACTCATCGAGGAAGCCGAACCCCTGGGCGGGATCGCCACCACCCGCAGCACCGCCAATCAGCGCCGCTACTACGAGAAGATGCGTGCCTGGCCGGACGGCTTCACCGTGCTCGGCGACGCCATCGCCGGATACAACCCCGTGTACGGGCACGGCCTCACCGTCGCCGCCCAGTGTGCCGTCGCCCTCAGGGGAGTCCTGCGTTCCGCCGGCCTCACCGCCCCCGGCACGGCCCGCCGCGTACAGCAGTCCGCGGCCCGGCCCGTCGCCGGAGCGTGGGACCTCGCCGTGGGGCAGGACGCGTTCTACCCCGGCGCCAGTGACACGCCGCCCAAGGCCGTCGAGAAGCTCCTCGCCCGTTACGTCGACCGAGCCGTCGAAACGGGCGCCCGCAGCCCGCGTGCCCTCGGCGCCCTCCTGGACGTGATGAGCCTGGAGAAGCCCGCGACCCGCCTGTTCTCCCCGGACATGCTCGTCCCCATGCTCTTCGGCCGGAAGCTGCCCCCTCTGCAGGGCCCTCCGCTGAGTGACGCCGAGAAGGAGAGCGTCTGA
- a CDS encoding MarR family transcriptional regulator yields the protein MKHVHNSEGLSRDPDGFLYDPGVRASMGAFALGGGSLALEAAAAVRSASQAVDRLRAQGAGGRGLSAGALDVLTRLSAATEEGLSIGELARAAGVSSRNVTGLVDTLERDGLVQRVQDRHDRRSVRARITPEGRDWLEAFRQPTQRAMSAVFQGFTEDELARFRHLCLRLVENQHRIEQYLNTVRPDQPAS from the coding sequence ATGAAGCACGTACATAACTCAGAGGGTCTGTCCCGTGACCCCGACGGTTTCCTCTACGACCCCGGTGTCCGGGCGTCCATGGGCGCCTTCGCGCTCGGTGGCGGCTCGCTCGCGCTGGAGGCGGCCGCGGCCGTCCGTTCGGCTTCGCAGGCCGTCGACCGGCTGCGCGCGCAGGGTGCGGGCGGGCGGGGTCTCAGCGCAGGAGCCCTCGACGTCCTGACCCGCCTGAGCGCGGCCACCGAAGAGGGGCTGAGCATCGGCGAACTGGCCCGCGCGGCCGGCGTGAGCTCCCGCAACGTCACCGGCCTGGTCGACACGCTGGAGCGCGACGGACTGGTGCAGCGGGTCCAGGACCGGCACGACCGCCGGTCGGTCCGGGCCCGGATCACACCGGAAGGCCGCGACTGGCTGGAAGCGTTCCGTCAGCCGACGCAGCGCGCGATGTCCGCCGTCTTCCAGGGCTTCACCGAGGACGAACTCGCCCGGTTCAGGCACCTGTGTCTGCGCCTGGTGGAAAACCAGCACCGGATCGAGCAGTACCTGAACACGGTCCGGCCCGACCAGCCCGCTTCCTGA
- a CDS encoding aldo/keto reductase has translation MRYRTIGNTTVSAIGLGAMPLSIEHRPDEARAIATVHAALDAGITLIDTADSYHWHADETGHNELLIARALARYGGDTSDVLIATKGGRGRPGDGSWTVTGGPAHLKRAAKASAGRLGVDAIGLYQLHKPDPAVPWAESVGALRELLDAGVIRAAGISNVSTGQIREAHEILGDGLVSVQNRYSAAVRDSEPEVRLSARLGLAFLPWSPLGGISRSSLDGPSGQTSADTAFHHIAAEHGVSPQQVALAWLLARSPAVIPVPGASRPASVRDSARAATLRLSAEELTRLEAPCRPYASN, from the coding sequence ATGCGGTACCGAACCATCGGGAACACCACCGTCAGCGCCATCGGCCTGGGCGCCATGCCCCTGTCCATCGAGCACCGACCGGACGAGGCACGGGCCATCGCGACCGTCCACGCGGCCCTCGATGCCGGCATCACGCTCATCGACACCGCCGACAGCTACCACTGGCACGCCGACGAGACCGGGCACAACGAGCTGCTCATCGCCCGCGCCCTGGCCCGCTACGGCGGTGACACCTCCGACGTCCTGATCGCCACCAAGGGCGGCCGAGGGCGGCCGGGCGACGGCAGCTGGACCGTCACCGGCGGCCCCGCCCACCTCAAGCGCGCGGCGAAAGCCTCGGCCGGGCGCCTGGGCGTCGACGCGATCGGCCTGTACCAGCTGCACAAGCCGGACCCGGCCGTGCCCTGGGCGGAGTCCGTCGGCGCCCTGCGCGAGCTGCTCGACGCCGGCGTGATCCGCGCCGCCGGGATCTCGAACGTGAGCACCGGCCAGATCCGCGAGGCGCACGAGATCCTCGGCGACGGGCTCGTCTCCGTCCAGAACCGGTACTCGGCCGCCGTGCGCGACAGCGAGCCCGAAGTGCGGCTGAGCGCCCGTCTGGGCCTGGCGTTCCTGCCCTGGAGCCCGCTCGGCGGGATCTCCCGCAGCTCCCTCGACGGCCCCTCCGGGCAGACGTCGGCGGACACCGCCTTCCACCACATCGCGGCCGAGCACGGCGTCAGCCCGCAGCAGGTCGCCCTGGCCTGGCTGCTGGCCCGCTCCCCGGCGGTGATCCCGGTCCCGGGGGCGAGCCGCCCGGCCTCCGTACGGGACTCGGCCCGCGCCGCGACGCTCAGGCTGAGCGCGGAGGAACTGACCCGGCTGGAGGCTCCGTGCCGGCCGTACGCGTCGAACTGA
- a CDS encoding FAD-dependent oxidoreductase, with product MTHPSNTPTAAIRRRAVVIGGGLAGTLAAAALREAVDEVLIVENDELPAVPAPRKGLPQASHAHMFWSSGVHAAEALLPGVTDRWMAAGANRIPIPTGMVGFTAEGWLRRWSAETAFLIACSRDVLDHVVRELVLADPRVTVLQRTRVEGLTGTAARITGVRTRGADGREAALEADFVVDASGRGSRAPRHLAELGVRPAPERSLDLGLTYASRVFRAPEGTAGFPMVVVQSDPRTARPGQSASILPIEDGRWIVTAAGTRGGEPTAVNEDFEPFARGLRHPVIGEIISGLDPLTDVTVNRSTRNTRRYFENVRDWPERFVVLGDALAAFNPIYGHAMSVAAQAALALRDLASAHGVDAPRLSRRVQKAMARPVAAAWDLALGHDVFYPGAQGSGQSTPTRKDKVLSGYTYRLLNTCCGSFTMTKDFFDVTSLQAPLTTLVKPRVLLGALRGPLRPPLSAPPLTDRELTLVRTAGPN from the coding sequence ATGACCCACCCCAGCAACACCCCCACGGCGGCGATACGGCGCCGGGCCGTCGTCATCGGTGGCGGCCTGGCCGGCACCCTGGCGGCTGCCGCGCTGCGCGAGGCGGTGGACGAGGTCCTCATCGTCGAGAACGACGAACTGCCGGCCGTCCCGGCCCCCCGCAAGGGACTTCCCCAGGCGAGCCACGCGCACATGTTCTGGAGCAGCGGGGTGCACGCCGCCGAAGCCCTCCTGCCGGGAGTCACCGACCGGTGGATGGCCGCCGGCGCGAACCGCATCCCGATCCCCACCGGCATGGTCGGATTCACCGCCGAGGGCTGGCTCCGCCGCTGGAGCGCCGAAACGGCCTTCCTGATCGCCTGCAGCCGTGACGTGCTGGACCACGTGGTACGCGAGCTCGTGCTGGCCGATCCGAGGGTGACCGTCCTCCAGCGCACCCGCGTCGAGGGCCTGACCGGCACCGCCGCCCGAATCACCGGCGTGCGCACCCGGGGGGCGGACGGCCGGGAAGCGGCCCTGGAAGCCGACTTCGTCGTCGACGCGAGCGGGCGCGGCTCGCGGGCCCCCCGGCACCTGGCGGAGCTGGGGGTCAGGCCCGCCCCCGAGCGCTCCCTCGACCTCGGCCTGACGTACGCCAGCCGGGTCTTCCGGGCACCCGAAGGAACGGCCGGCTTCCCCATGGTCGTCGTACAGTCCGACCCCCGCACGGCACGCCCCGGGCAGAGCGCCAGCATCCTGCCCATCGAGGACGGCCGGTGGATCGTCACCGCGGCCGGAACGCGGGGAGGCGAGCCCACAGCGGTCAACGAGGACTTCGAACCGTTCGCCCGCGGACTGCGCCACCCCGTCATCGGCGAGATCATCTCCGGCCTGGATCCGCTGACCGACGTCACGGTCAACCGCAGCACGCGCAACACCCGTCGCTACTTCGAGAACGTCAGGGACTGGCCGGAACGGTTCGTCGTGCTCGGCGACGCCCTGGCGGCGTTCAACCCCATCTACGGGCACGCCATGTCCGTGGCGGCCCAGGCCGCGCTCGCGCTCCGCGATCTCGCGTCGGCCCACGGGGTCGACGCGCCCCGGCTCTCACGACGGGTCCAGAAGGCCATGGCCAGACCGGTCGCGGCAGCCTGGGACCTGGCACTCGGGCACGACGTGTTCTATCCGGGAGCCCAGGGGAGCGGCCAGAGCACCCCGACGCGCAAGGACAAGGTCCTGTCCGGCTACACCTACCGCCTGCTCAACACCTGCTGCGGCAGCTTCACCATGACCAAGGACTTCTTCGACGTCACCTCCCTCCAGGCCCCCCTGACCACTCTGGTCAAGCCGCGCGTCCTCCTCGGCGCCCTGCGCGGCCCGCTGCGCCCGCCCCTGAGCGCGCCGCCCCTGACGGACCGGGAGCTGACACTCGTACGGACCGCCGGCCCGAACTGA
- a CDS encoding helix-turn-helix transcriptional regulator: MAIAVDIDVMLARRKMSVGELADRVGITPANLAVLKNGRAKAVRFATLAALCEVLECQPGDLLRWEAEEAEEAEEAEEAGEAGDARGAEEAGGATDE, translated from the coding sequence ATGGCGATCGCCGTCGACATCGACGTGATGCTGGCCAGGCGGAAGATGTCGGTGGGGGAGCTCGCGGACCGCGTGGGCATCACGCCCGCCAACCTGGCGGTACTCAAGAACGGCCGCGCCAAGGCGGTGCGCTTCGCGACGCTCGCCGCGCTCTGCGAGGTCCTGGAATGCCAGCCGGGCGACCTGCTGCGCTGGGAAGCCGAGGAAGCCGAGGAAGCCGAGGAAGCCGAGGAAGCCGGGGAAGCCGGGGACGCCAGGGGCGCCGAGGAAGCCGGGGGCGCCACGGACGAATGA
- the puuE gene encoding allantoinase PuuE, with protein MPPVSEQQQRDLVGYGAEPPHAAWPGGARVAVSLVLNYEEGGEQNVLEGDPASEGFLHELVGAPPVVGGRDLNVESLFAYGARAGFWRVARTLAAHGAPVTVYAVAQALERNPDAARAMGAAGWEVAGHGRRWIDYRHVPEDVERTDIAHSVATIERLVGRRPVGWYTGRTSPHTRRLVAEEGGFLYDSDDYSDDLPFYAEAAGRPHLVVPYTLDANDFKFLIVHGFTTADDMLAYLVDTFDALHAEGADRPRMMSVGLHCRIIGRPGRIRALDGFLEHVARRGGAWVATREQIARHWLATHPPQP; from the coding sequence GTGCCGCCCGTGTCCGAGCAGCAGCAGCGCGACCTCGTCGGCTACGGCGCCGAGCCGCCGCACGCCGCCTGGCCCGGTGGCGCACGCGTCGCCGTCAGCCTCGTCCTCAACTACGAGGAGGGCGGTGAACAGAACGTCCTGGAAGGCGATCCCGCCTCGGAGGGCTTCCTTCACGAACTCGTCGGCGCGCCGCCCGTCGTCGGCGGGCGTGACCTGAACGTCGAGTCCCTGTTCGCCTACGGTGCGCGCGCCGGATTCTGGCGCGTGGCCCGCACCCTCGCGGCGCACGGCGCGCCGGTCACCGTGTACGCCGTGGCGCAGGCGCTCGAACGCAACCCGGACGCGGCACGGGCGATGGGCGCCGCCGGCTGGGAGGTCGCGGGCCACGGCCGGCGCTGGATCGACTACCGCCACGTGCCCGAGGACGTCGAGCGCACGGACATCGCGCACTCCGTGGCGACGATCGAGCGGCTCGTCGGCCGTCGGCCTGTCGGCTGGTACACCGGCCGCACCAGCCCCCACACGCGGCGCCTCGTCGCCGAGGAGGGCGGCTTCCTCTACGACTCCGACGACTACTCCGACGACCTGCCGTTCTACGCCGAAGCGGCCGGACGCCCGCACCTGGTGGTGCCGTACACCCTCGACGCGAACGACTTCAAGTTCCTCATCGTCCACGGCTTCACCACCGCCGACGACATGCTCGCCTACCTCGTCGACACCTTCGACGCGCTCCACGCCGAGGGCGCCGACCGGCCGCGCATGATGAGCGTCGGCCTGCACTGCCGCATCATCGGCCGGCCGGGCCGCATCCGCGCCCTCGACGGCTTCCTGGAACACGTCGCGCGGCGGGGCGGCGCGTGGGTGGCCACGCGCGAACAGATCGCCCGCCACTGGCTCGCCACGCACCCGCCCCAGCCCTGA
- a CDS encoding MAB_1171c family putative transporter: MTTVYFYLLVGVLSVAFALRAPALVRHWRDPLVRSVALLLPLGAAVFFFAAPPTISQVNALTGIPNFSVPLVYGTVTAASAALINLTITWRGGPRDRRRAATRWCVGVYGTLIATQFTLFALGDASEERLRDFDTYYATTPYVREMVVLCVLAYGLANLVLARLCWRWSREVPGLLRTGLLLIMTGSVLSLVYVACKLTAIGARWAGHDWDGVSTTVAPTVSSLASLLQCVGLALPSASQCVMSLWRRWSQYRRLRPLWLTMRAVTPYELVRIPWGSSLGKRQLRRTCDIRDGLRLIASRLDRRAEDEGHADAFPGGLKPDAARHVAMVAEAFDTLRGTGADPGECSLESMLSGDDEQLVRLSDALRDLAVPDRTGSREFGRPSLFERTSDRV, encoded by the coding sequence ATGACCACCGTGTACTTCTACCTTCTCGTCGGCGTCCTCTCGGTCGCCTTCGCCCTGAGGGCGCCCGCACTCGTCAGACACTGGCGCGATCCCCTCGTCCGTTCCGTGGCCCTGCTCCTGCCGCTGGGCGCCGCCGTGTTCTTCTTCGCGGCGCCGCCGACGATCTCCCAGGTGAACGCGCTCACGGGCATCCCCAACTTCTCGGTCCCGCTGGTCTACGGCACGGTCACCGCCGCCAGCGCCGCGCTCATCAACCTCACCATCACCTGGCGCGGAGGCCCGCGGGACCGGCGCCGGGCCGCCACCCGCTGGTGCGTCGGCGTCTACGGAACGTTGATCGCGACGCAGTTCACCCTGTTCGCCCTCGGGGACGCGTCCGAGGAACGTCTCCGGGACTTCGACACCTACTACGCCACCACCCCGTACGTCCGGGAGATGGTCGTCCTGTGCGTACTGGCCTACGGGCTCGCGAACCTGGTCCTGGCCCGCCTGTGCTGGCGCTGGTCCCGCGAGGTCCCGGGGCTGCTGCGGACCGGGCTGCTCCTCATCATGACCGGCTCGGTCCTGAGCCTGGTGTACGTCGCGTGCAAGCTCACGGCCATCGGGGCACGATGGGCCGGCCACGACTGGGACGGCGTCAGCACCACCGTCGCCCCTACGGTCTCCTCACTCGCCTCGCTCCTCCAGTGCGTCGGCCTCGCCCTGCCCTCCGCGAGCCAGTGCGTGATGAGCCTGTGGCGCCGGTGGTCCCAGTACCGGCGTCTGCGTCCGTTGTGGCTGACCATGCGCGCGGTGACCCCGTACGAACTGGTGCGCATTCCCTGGGGCTCCTCGCTCGGCAAGCGCCAGTTGCGCCGGACCTGCGACATCCGCGACGGCCTCCGGCTGATCGCGTCCCGCCTCGACCGCCGGGCGGAGGACGAGGGACACGCGGACGCGTTCCCCGGCGGGCTGAAACCGGATGCGGCACGCCACGTCGCCATGGTGGCAGAGGCGTTCGACACCCTGCGCGGCACCGGGGCCGACCCGGGGGAATGCAGCCTGGAGAGCATGCTCTCCGGTGACGACGAACAACTCGTGCGGCTCTCGGACGCCCTGCGCGACCTGGCCGTTCCCGACCGGACCGGCAGCCGGGAATTCGGGCGGCCGTCGCTCTTCGAGCGAACCTCCGACCGCGTCTGA
- a CDS encoding DUF2975 domain-containing protein, whose protein sequence is MGKLAVGALRAVLAVVLVGTVLVQAMMVWALATDPEDGSLPLTPLRVITILGMLSAQVALVCVWRLVAMVRRGTVFSHAAFRYVDGVIGAIVAAALVWFAVTIINAPGQREDPGVTVIMGGVGVAILGVALIVLVLRMLLTQAVARDVEAARMQAELDEVI, encoded by the coding sequence ATGGGAAAGCTGGCAGTGGGTGCGTTGCGCGCCGTGCTCGCGGTGGTGCTCGTCGGCACCGTGCTCGTGCAGGCGATGATGGTGTGGGCGTTGGCGACCGATCCCGAGGACGGGTCGCTCCCGCTGACCCCGCTTCGGGTGATCACGATCCTGGGCATGCTGTCGGCCCAGGTCGCCCTGGTCTGCGTATGGCGGCTGGTGGCGATGGTGCGACGCGGAACCGTGTTCTCCCACGCCGCCTTCCGGTACGTGGACGGAGTGATCGGCGCGATCGTGGCGGCCGCCCTCGTGTGGTTCGCGGTCACGATCATCAATGCGCCGGGTCAGCGGGAGGACCCGGGTGTCACCGTCATCATGGGCGGGGTCGGCGTGGCCATCCTGGGCGTCGCACTCATCGTGCTCGTGCTGCGGATGCTGCTCACCCAGGCCGTCGCGCGCGACGTGGAAGCCGCGCGGATGCAGGCCGAGCTGGACGAGGTGATCTGA